One Eubalaena glacialis isolate mEubGla1 chromosome 11, mEubGla1.1.hap2.+ XY, whole genome shotgun sequence DNA segment encodes these proteins:
- the KERA gene encoding keratocan: MATTICFIIWVLFITDTVWTRSVRQVYEANDPEDWMVHDFHCPRECFCPPSFPTALYCENRGLKEIPAVPSRIWYLYLENNLIETIPEKPFENATQLRWINLNKNKITNYGIEKGALSQLKKLLFLFLEDNELEEVPSPLPRSLEQLQLARNKVSRIPQGTFSNLENLTLLDLQHNKLLDNAFQRDTFKGLKNLMQLNMAKNSLRNMPPRLPANTMQLFLDNNSIEGIPENYFNVIPKVAFLRLNHNKLSDAGLPSSGFNVSSILDLQLSHNQLTKVPKISAHLQHLHLDHNKIKNVNVSVICPTTPITLPAEHDSFSYGPHLRYLRLDGNEIKPPVPMDLMICFRLLQAVII; this comes from the exons ATGGCAACCACAATCTGTTTCATCATCTGGGTGTTATTCATAACAGATACTGTATGGACTCGAAGTGTGAGACAGGTTTATGAGGCAAATGATCCAGAAGACTGGATGGTGCATGACTTCCATTGTCCCAGGGAATGTTTCTGTCCCCCCAGTTTCCCTACCGCTTTGTACTGTGAAAACCGGGGTCTCAAAGAAATCCCTGCTGTACCATCAAGGATCTGGTATCTTTATCTTGAAAACAACCTGATAGAAACCATTCCTGAGAAGCCATTCGAGAATGCCACCCAGCTGAGATGGATAAATctaaacaagaacaaaataaccAACTATGGAATTGAAAAAGGAGCCCTGAGCCAACTGAAGAAGCTGCTTTTCTTATTTCTGGAAGATAATGAGCTAGAGGAGGTACCTTCTCCATTGCCAAGAAGTTTAGAACAATTACAATTAGCTAGAAACAAGGTGTCCAGAATTCCTCAAGGGACCTTTAGCAATCTGGAGAACCTGACCCTTCTTGACCTGCAGCACAATAAACTATTAGACAATGCCTTTCAAAGAGACACCTTTAAAGGACTCAAGAACCTCATGCAGCTAAATATGGCTAAGAACTCCCTGAGGAATATGCCACCAAGATTACCAGCCAATACTATGCAGCTGTTTTTAGACAACAATTCCATTGAAGGAAtaccagaaaattattttaatgtgatTCCTAAAGTGGCCTTCCTGAGACTCAACCACAACAAATTATCAGATGCTGGCCTCCCTTCTAGTGGTTTTAATGTATCATCAATTCTAGATCTTCAACTGTCTCACAATCAACTCACAAAGGTCCCCAAAATCAGTGCTCATCTGCAGCACCTTCACCTCGatcataacaaaattaaaa ATGTGAATGTCTCTgtaatatgtcctaccactcctaTCACATTGCCTGCGGAACATGATTCCTTCAGTTATGGACCTCATCTTCGCTACCTCCGTCTGGATGGAAATGAAATCAAACCACCAGTCCCAATGGATTTAATGATCTGCTTCAGGCTCCTTCAGGCTGTCATTATTTAA